In one window of Gopherus evgoodei ecotype Sinaloan lineage chromosome 9, rGopEvg1_v1.p, whole genome shotgun sequence DNA:
- the WDR33 gene encoding pre-mRNA 3' end processing protein WDR33 isoform X5 has product MATEIGSPPRFFHMPRFQHQAPRQLFYKRPDFAQQQAMQQLTFDGKRMRKAVNRKTIDYNPSVIKYLENRVWQRDQRDMRAIQPDAGYYNDLVPPIGMLNNPMNAVTTKFVRTSTNKVKCPVFVVRWTPEGRRLVTGASSGEFTLWNGLTFNFETILQAHDSPVRAMTWSHNDMWMLTADHGGYVKYWQSNMNNVKMFQAHKEAIREASFSPTDNKFATCSDDGTVRIWDFLRCHEERILREIFLFLLLATHTRETQLGD; this is encoded by the exons ATGGCCACAGAAATTGGCTCCCCACCCCGGTTTTTCCATATGCCGAGGTTCCAGCACCAGGCACCTCGGCAGCTGTTCTACAAGAGACCTGATTTTGCACAGCAGCAGGCAATGCAGCAGCTCACTTTTGATGGGAAACGGATGAGAAAAGCTGTGAACCGGAAAACCATAGACTACAATCCCTCTGTAATTAAATATTTGGAG aatAGAGTATGGCAGAGAGACCAGCGAGATATGCGGGCAATTCAGCCTGATGCGGGATATTATAATGAT CTGGTCCCTCCTATAGGAATGCTGAATAATCCTATGAATGCTGTAACAACAAAATTTGTTAGGACATCTACCAATAAAGTAAAATGCCCAGTGTTTGTTGTCAGG TGGACTCCTGAAGGGAGGCGCTTGGTCACTGGGGCTTCTAGTGGAGAGTTCACCTTGTGGAATGGATTGACTTTCAATTTTGAAACAATATTACAG GCTCACGACAGCCCTGTAAGGGCCATGACATGGTCTCACAATGATATGTGGATGCTGACAGCAGACCACGGGGGATATGTGAAATACTGGCAGTCCAACATGAACAACGTCAAGATGTTCCAGGCACATAAGGAGGCGATTAGAGAGGCCAG TTTCTCACCCACGGATAATAAATTTGCTACATGCTCTGACGACGGCACTGTTAGAATCTGGGACTTTCTACGTTGCCATGAGGAGAGAATTCTTCGAG aaatatttttatttctccttttggCAACACACACAAGGGAAACCCAGTTAGGGGACTGA
- the WDR33 gene encoding pre-mRNA 3' end processing protein WDR33 isoform X6 gives MATEIGSPPRFFHMPRFQHQAPRQLFYKRPDFAQQQAMQQLTFDGKRMRKAVNRKTIDYNPSVIKYLENRVWQRDQRDMRAIQPDAGYYNDLVPPIGMLNNPMNAVTTKFVRTSTNKVKCPVFVVRWTPEGRRLVTGASSGEFTLWNGLTFNFETILQAHDSPVRAMTWSHNDMWMLTADHGGYVKYWQSNMNNVKMFQAHKEAIREASFSPTDNKFATCSDDGTVRIWDFLRCHEERILRVSWK, from the exons ATGGCCACAGAAATTGGCTCCCCACCCCGGTTTTTCCATATGCCGAGGTTCCAGCACCAGGCACCTCGGCAGCTGTTCTACAAGAGACCTGATTTTGCACAGCAGCAGGCAATGCAGCAGCTCACTTTTGATGGGAAACGGATGAGAAAAGCTGTGAACCGGAAAACCATAGACTACAATCCCTCTGTAATTAAATATTTGGAG aatAGAGTATGGCAGAGAGACCAGCGAGATATGCGGGCAATTCAGCCTGATGCGGGATATTATAATGAT CTGGTCCCTCCTATAGGAATGCTGAATAATCCTATGAATGCTGTAACAACAAAATTTGTTAGGACATCTACCAATAAAGTAAAATGCCCAGTGTTTGTTGTCAGG TGGACTCCTGAAGGGAGGCGCTTGGTCACTGGGGCTTCTAGTGGAGAGTTCACCTTGTGGAATGGATTGACTTTCAATTTTGAAACAATATTACAG GCTCACGACAGCCCTGTAAGGGCCATGACATGGTCTCACAATGATATGTGGATGCTGACAGCAGACCACGGGGGATATGTGAAATACTGGCAGTCCAACATGAACAACGTCAAGATGTTCCAGGCACATAAGGAGGCGATTAGAGAGGCCAG TTTCTCACCCACGGATAATAAATTTGCTACATGCTCTGACGACGGCACTGTTAGAATCTGGGACTTTCTACGTTGCCATGAGGAGAGAATTCTTCGAG